A window from Tenacibaculum singaporense encodes these proteins:
- a CDS encoding patatin-like phospholipase family protein, whose translation MKKALVISGGGSKGAFAGGVAQYLMNYKNKDYDMLLGTSTGSLMVSHLALGMVDELKEIYTSVDQKAIFSNSPFRIKSVHGEKVVSIRHRNTFWNFLNGRKTFGESKNLRKLITKSVTREMYDEIRRLNKEVVVTVSNLTANQIEYKSILECEYEDFCDWIWGSCNYVPFMSLLEKDHCQYADGGFGSLIPIREAIARGATEVDAIILATEVTQMNRLPAKNPFSLMMDTFDFMLENVERHNITIGKLSAKQHNVKLNLYYTPTVLTTNSLVFDKEKMKKWWKSGYKYAKKLNDDRMTEFRPEMVDNQEIEEGIENSEV comes from the coding sequence ATGAAAAAAGCCTTAGTAATTTCAGGAGGAGGAAGTAAAGGAGCCTTTGCGGGCGGTGTTGCACAATACCTAATGAATTATAAAAATAAAGATTACGACATGCTTTTAGGAACATCAACAGGTAGTTTAATGGTTTCACATTTGGCTTTGGGTATGGTTGATGAATTAAAAGAAATATATACATCGGTAGATCAAAAAGCTATTTTTAGTAACAGTCCGTTTAGAATAAAATCGGTACACGGAGAAAAGGTGGTTTCTATACGACATAGAAATACCTTTTGGAACTTTTTGAATGGTCGTAAAACTTTTGGTGAGAGTAAGAACTTACGAAAGCTTATTACTAAGAGTGTTACTAGAGAAATGTACGATGAAATTAGAAGGCTGAATAAAGAGGTAGTGGTAACAGTATCTAATTTAACAGCGAATCAAATTGAGTACAAGTCTATCTTAGAATGTGAATATGAAGATTTTTGCGATTGGATTTGGGGGTCGTGTAATTATGTGCCTTTTATGAGTTTACTGGAAAAAGATCATTGTCAGTATGCAGATGGTGGTTTTGGAAGTTTAATACCTATACGAGAAGCTATAGCAAGAGGTGCGACGGAGGTGGATGCCATTATTTTAGCAACAGAAGTAACACAAATGAACAGATTGCCTGCTAAGAACCCTTTTTCGCTGATGATGGATACGTTTGATTTTATGTTGGAGAATGTTGAGCGACATAATATTACCATAGGAAAGCTTTCTGCAAAACAACATAATGTAAAGCTGAATTTATACTATACGCCAACGGTATTAACAACCAATTCGTTAGTTTTTGATAAAGAGAAAATGAAGAAATGGTGGAAATCGGGCTATAAGTATGCGAAAAAGCTGAATGATGATAGAATGACAGAGTTTAGACCAGAGATGGTAGATAATCAGGAAATAGAGGAAGGAATAGAAAATAGTGAAGTATGA
- a CDS encoding WD40/YVTN/BNR-like repeat-containing protein has protein sequence MKRLSFLFLLSLTILSCKQEKKTPRTFETIKITELKQDSTSIRAILAISNDELIFAGSKGDITTTKDGGRTWQTQSLKYNDTIIPHFRSIAKNGENIFALSVANPALLYKGNKNKYELVYTEEHEKVFYDCMQFFADGKHGIAVGDPTEDCPSVILTSDGGNTWTKLPCSQLPTFEEGEAFFAASNTNIAIVNNTVWIGSGGTKARILKSTDFGNTWEIFDTPIIQGDGPQGIYSIDFYDENHGIAIGGNYSKPEDNNANKAITTDGGKTWTLVANNMNPNYKSCVQYVPNTNGEEVFAVGKTGISFSNDGGHTWKQISKESYYAIQFIDSNTAWLSGHEKIGKLVLN, from the coding sequence ATGAAACGATTATCATTCCTTTTCTTACTCTCTTTAACAATACTATCTTGTAAGCAAGAAAAGAAAACCCCAAGAACTTTTGAAACTATTAAAATTACCGAGTTAAAACAAGATAGCACCAGTATTAGAGCTATACTAGCTATTAGTAACGATGAGTTAATTTTTGCAGGCTCTAAAGGAGATATTACAACAACAAAAGATGGTGGTAGAACATGGCAAACACAAAGTTTAAAGTATAACGATACTATTATACCGCACTTTAGAAGCATTGCTAAAAATGGTGAAAATATATTTGCCTTATCGGTAGCAAACCCAGCCTTACTATATAAAGGAAATAAAAACAAGTATGAATTAGTATATACTGAAGAACACGAAAAGGTTTTTTACGACTGTATGCAATTCTTTGCCGATGGAAAGCATGGTATTGCCGTTGGTGATCCTACAGAAGATTGTCCGTCTGTTATTCTTACCTCAGACGGAGGAAATACGTGGACAAAACTACCTTGCTCACAGCTGCCTACTTTTGAAGAAGGAGAAGCTTTCTTTGCTGCTAGTAATACCAATATTGCTATTGTTAACAATACTGTATGGATAGGTTCTGGAGGAACCAAAGCACGTATTTTAAAATCTACCGACTTTGGAAACACTTGGGAGATTTTTGATACTCCAATTATACAAGGTGACGGACCACAAGGAATTTACTCTATTGATTTTTATGATGAAAACCATGGAATTGCTATTGGAGGAAACTACTCAAAACCAGAAGACAATAACGCTAATAAAGCAATTACTACCGACGGTGGTAAAACATGGACACTCGTAGCTAATAATATGAATCCTAATTACAAAAGCTGCGTACAGTATGTACCTAATACGAACGGAGAAGAAGTTTTTGCTGTTGGAAAAACAGGAATATCATTTTCTAACGATGGTGGGCATACTTGGAAACAAATAAGCAAGGAAAGCTACTATGCTATCCAGTTTATTGATAGTAATACAGCCTGGTTATCTGGTCATGAAAAGATTGGAAAGCTAGTTCTTAACTAA
- a CDS encoding DUF72 domain-containing protein: protein MKFGKVAQPELIDFTLPETHPKTIELLNSYEKSRTPNVYVGCAKWNKADLKGFYPRGTKDELEYYSKQFNSIELNATFYRQFPAEQFEKWKAKTPKNFKFFPKLGQEISHWKRLQGVQDAVNVYLDNASHLQEKLGTIFLQLHANFGNKNFERLQNFVVSWPKGIPLAIEVRHPDWFEDIMVFEEFTQLFEEHNIANVLVDTAGRRDMMHMRLTNNEAFVRYVGANHPSDYTRLDDWVVRLKEWNDLGLDNIHFFIHQNLEVESPLLAAYFIKKLNKELGVDLKIPNEENNQQMSLL from the coding sequence ATGAAGTTTGGAAAAGTAGCACAACCAGAGTTAATAGATTTTACATTACCTGAAACACACCCTAAAACAATAGAGCTATTAAACTCTTATGAAAAGAGTCGTACACCTAATGTGTATGTGGGCTGTGCAAAATGGAATAAAGCAGATTTGAAAGGATTTTATCCGAGAGGAACTAAAGATGAATTGGAGTATTATTCGAAACAATTTAACTCTATAGAACTTAATGCTACTTTTTACCGACAGTTTCCTGCAGAACAGTTTGAAAAGTGGAAGGCTAAAACTCCTAAAAACTTTAAATTCTTTCCCAAGCTAGGGCAGGAGATAAGCCATTGGAAGCGTTTACAGGGTGTACAAGATGCGGTAAATGTTTATTTAGACAATGCCTCGCATTTGCAAGAGAAGTTAGGTACTATCTTTTTACAGTTACATGCTAACTTTGGAAATAAAAACTTTGAAAGACTACAAAACTTTGTAGTGAGCTGGCCTAAAGGTATACCATTAGCTATAGAGGTACGCCATCCGGATTGGTTTGAAGATATAATGGTGTTTGAAGAGTTTACACAGCTGTTTGAAGAACATAACATAGCCAATGTGTTAGTAGATACAGCAGGTAGAAGAGATATGATGCATATGCGCTTAACGAATAACGAAGCTTTTGTTCGTTATGTTGGAGCAAATCACCCGTCAGATTATACACGCTTGGATGATTGGGTGGTTCGTTTAAAAGAATGGAATGATTTAGGTTTGGATAACATTCACTTTTTTATCCATCAAAATTTAGAAGTAGAATCACCATTGTTGGCAGCCTACTTTATAAAAAAGTTAAACAAGGAATTAGGAGTAGACTTAAAGATTCCTAATGAAGAGAATAACCAACAAATGAGTTTGTTGTAA